Proteins encoded together in one Sinorhizobium meliloti window:
- a CDS encoding isocitrate lyase/phosphoenolpyruvate mutase family protein, with translation MSQEERALAFGALHRKGDPVVLYNIWDAGSARCVAEAGAKALATGSWSVAAAHGYGDGQKLPLPLLLETVREIVAATDLPLSVDFEGAYSEDPAQAAANVAQVIDAGGIGINFEDQMVGRGGVHPIDKQAARIRAIREMAERQGIALFVNARTDLFLQESDAARHAALMEDAIARAEAYADAGASGFFAPGLADRDLIARLCAASPLPVNVMMMPGAPDIATLAAAGVGRVSYGPFPYREMIARLRGEAENVYGTR, from the coding sequence ATGAGCCAGGAAGAAAGAGCGCTCGCCTTCGGGGCACTGCACCGGAAAGGCGATCCGGTGGTTCTGTACAACATCTGGGATGCAGGCAGCGCCCGGTGCGTGGCCGAGGCCGGCGCCAAGGCGCTCGCCACCGGGAGCTGGTCGGTCGCGGCGGCACATGGATACGGGGACGGGCAGAAGCTGCCGCTGCCTCTGCTGCTCGAGACCGTGCGCGAGATCGTCGCGGCAACGGACCTGCCGCTCTCGGTGGACTTCGAGGGCGCCTATTCGGAGGACCCGGCCCAGGCCGCGGCCAATGTCGCGCAAGTCATCGATGCGGGCGGGATCGGCATCAATTTCGAGGACCAGATGGTTGGCAGGGGCGGCGTCCATCCGATCGACAAGCAGGCGGCTCGCATCCGCGCGATCCGCGAGATGGCGGAGCGACAGGGCATCGCACTGTTCGTCAACGCCCGCACCGACCTCTTCCTGCAGGAAAGCGATGCGGCGCGCCACGCGGCCCTGATGGAGGATGCGATCGCCCGCGCCGAGGCCTATGCGGATGCGGGCGCGAGCGGCTTCTTCGCACCGGGTCTCGCCGATCGGGACCTCATCGCCAGGCTCTGTGCGGCATCACCTTTGCCGGTCAACGTGATGATGATGCCGGGGGCACCGGACATTGCCACGCTGGCGGCCGCCGGCGTCGGGCGGGTGAGCTATGGGCCGTTCCCATACCGGGAGATGATCGCCCGGCTCCGCGGCGAGGCGGAGAATGTTTACGGGACGAGGTAA
- a CDS encoding LOG family protein, whose amino-acid sequence MARMKKRTLRRKDGVWDPLADSSQSRQRASSVPLTPQSASPTYRLAYIDDDFLCREELRPVRLQLELLKTEMMLEERGINSTVVMFGGARIPEPGGEAWAAKNDIQRKNLEAASVYYDEARKFARLCSEQSAKLDYKEYVVVTGGGPGVMEAGNRGAADVGAPSIGLNIVLPHEQAPNQFVTPDLSFNFHYFAIRKMHFLLRAKAVTVFPGGFGTLDELFETMTLMQTGRLALVPLILFGEKFWRSIINFEALAEFGTIAPNDIDLLHFVETAEEAWEIIAGFYEKVDPRSVPMASGRR is encoded by the coding sequence ATGGCACGCATGAAGAAGCGGACTCTGCGCCGCAAGGATGGGGTCTGGGATCCGCTGGCAGACAGCTCCCAGAGCAGGCAACGTGCATCGAGCGTGCCTTTGACGCCGCAATCGGCTTCGCCCACCTATCGTCTCGCCTATATCGACGACGATTTCCTGTGTCGTGAGGAACTGAGGCCCGTCCGCCTGCAGCTCGAGCTCCTGAAGACCGAGATGATGCTCGAGGAGCGCGGCATCAACTCCACCGTGGTGATGTTCGGCGGGGCGCGCATTCCGGAGCCCGGCGGCGAAGCCTGGGCCGCCAAGAACGACATCCAGCGCAAGAATCTCGAGGCTGCGTCGGTCTATTATGACGAGGCGCGCAAGTTCGCGCGATTGTGCTCGGAGCAGTCGGCAAAGCTCGATTACAAGGAATATGTGGTGGTCACGGGCGGCGGTCCCGGCGTCATGGAGGCGGGAAACCGCGGCGCAGCCGATGTCGGCGCACCTTCGATCGGCCTGAACATCGTGCTTCCGCACGAGCAGGCGCCGAACCAGTTCGTCACGCCGGACCTGTCCTTCAATTTCCACTATTTCGCCATCCGCAAGATGCATTTCCTGCTGCGCGCCAAGGCGGTCACGGTCTTCCCCGGCGGCTTCGGCACGCTCGACGAGTTGTTCGAAACCATGACGCTGATGCAGACCGGCCGGCTTGCCCTGGTGCCGCTCATCCTCTTCGGCGAGAAGTTCTGGCGCAGCATCATCAATTTCGAGGCGCTGGCCGAGTTCGGAACCATCGCGCCCAACGACATCGACCTGCTGCACTTCGTGGAGACGGCCGAAGAGGCATGGGAGATCATTGCCGGGTTTTACGAGAAGGTCGACCCCCGCTCGGTCCCGATGGCGTCCGGACGGCGGTAG
- the dapD gene encoding 2,3,4,5-tetrahydropyridine-2,6-dicarboxylate N-succinyltransferase, which translates to MTNHDLASLSQTIETAFEGRDAVNTGTRGAVRDAVETALNLLDSGKVRVAQRGEDGTWTVNQWLKKAVLLSFRLNPMELVKGGPGEAVWWDKVPSKFDGWSVNEFEKAGFRAVPNCVVRRSAYIAPNAVLMPSFVNLGAYVGEGTMVDTWATVGSCAQIGKNVHLSGGVGIGGVLEPMQAGPTIIEDNCFIGARSEVVEGCIVREGSVLGMGVFIGKSTKIVDRATGEVMYGEVPPYSVVVAGSMASGSTMANGQPAPNLYCAVIVKRVDEKTRSKTGINELLRD; encoded by the coding sequence ATGACGAACCACGACCTCGCCTCCCTGTCGCAGACGATCGAGACCGCTTTCGAAGGGCGCGACGCCGTCAACACCGGCACCCGCGGCGCGGTTCGCGACGCCGTGGAAACGGCGCTGAACCTGCTCGACAGCGGCAAGGTACGCGTCGCGCAACGGGGTGAGGACGGCACCTGGACGGTCAACCAGTGGCTCAAGAAGGCGGTGCTCCTCTCCTTCCGCCTCAATCCGATGGAACTCGTCAAGGGCGGCCCGGGTGAAGCCGTCTGGTGGGACAAGGTCCCCTCCAAATTCGACGGCTGGAGCGTCAACGAATTCGAGAAGGCCGGGTTCCGCGCCGTTCCGAACTGCGTGGTCCGCCGCTCCGCCTATATCGCACCGAATGCGGTGCTGATGCCCTCCTTCGTCAATCTCGGCGCCTATGTCGGCGAGGGTACGATGGTCGACACCTGGGCGACCGTCGGCTCCTGCGCGCAGATCGGCAAGAACGTGCATCTTTCCGGCGGCGTCGGCATCGGCGGCGTGTTGGAGCCGATGCAGGCCGGGCCGACCATCATCGAGGACAATTGCTTCATCGGCGCCCGCTCCGAGGTGGTCGAAGGCTGCATCGTCCGCGAAGGTTCGGTGCTCGGCATGGGCGTCTTCATCGGCAAGTCGACGAAAATCGTCGACCGCGCGACGGGCGAGGTGATGTATGGCGAAGTGCCGCCCTACTCCGTCGTCGTCGCCGGCTCCATGGCTTCCGGCTCCACCATGGCCAATGGGCAGCCGGCGCCGAACCTCTATTGCGCCGTGATCGTCAAGCGGGTCGACGAGAAGACCCGCTCCAAGACCGGCATCAACGAACTGCTCCGGGACTGA
- a CDS encoding trifunctional transcriptional activator/DNA repair protein Ada/methylated-DNA--[protein]-cysteine S-methyltransferase, with translation MLQSNMLFDLPNDDILYDALLARSSDYEGQAFVCVKSTGIFCRLSCPARKPKRENTLFFDSISACINSGFRPCQRCRPLEDASGKDPLVKELVELLDRRPEHRWTEGDLVRRGFDPSTVRRAFKRSLGVTFLDLARQRRMGEAARQLSGGASVIEAQIDAGYESPSGFRAAFGRLIGQAPAKSQGRVLLFADWIETPLGPMVAVADQTHLHLIEFHDRKALPAEMESLKRKTHSAVVPGRTPPIDQVERELNDYFAGRSADFRTPLALDGSAFERQVWAELVAIPVGETRSYSDIARKVATPQAVRAVARANGSNCLAIVVPCHRCIGADGSLTGYGGGLRRKQWLLRHEGRMRPVGLFGEWDREMPARAAAPTM, from the coding sequence ATGCTACAAAGCAATATGCTTTTCGATCTGCCGAACGACGATATCCTTTACGATGCGCTGCTGGCCCGCAGTTCCGATTATGAGGGCCAGGCCTTCGTTTGCGTCAAGAGCACCGGCATCTTCTGCCGGCTCTCATGTCCCGCCCGCAAGCCGAAGCGGGAGAACACTTTGTTCTTCGACAGCATTTCCGCCTGCATCAATTCCGGCTTCCGGCCGTGCCAACGTTGCCGCCCGCTGGAAGATGCTTCCGGGAAAGATCCGCTCGTCAAGGAGCTTGTCGAGCTGCTCGACCGCCGGCCGGAGCACCGCTGGACGGAGGGCGATCTCGTGCGGCGCGGCTTCGATCCGTCGACAGTGCGGCGCGCCTTCAAGCGATCCCTCGGCGTCACCTTTCTCGATCTCGCCCGCCAGCGGCGAATGGGCGAGGCCGCCCGCCAGCTCTCCGGCGGCGCCAGTGTCATCGAGGCGCAGATCGACGCAGGCTATGAATCGCCGAGCGGTTTTCGCGCCGCCTTCGGGCGGCTGATCGGTCAGGCTCCCGCGAAATCGCAGGGGCGCGTGCTGCTCTTTGCCGACTGGATAGAGACGCCGCTGGGCCCCATGGTGGCGGTTGCCGACCAGACGCATCTTCACCTCATCGAGTTCCATGATCGCAAGGCCCTCCCGGCCGAAATGGAGAGTCTCAAGCGAAAGACGCACTCTGCGGTGGTGCCCGGCAGAACGCCGCCCATCGATCAGGTGGAGCGCGAGCTCAACGACTATTTTGCCGGGCGCTCGGCCGATTTTCGAACACCGCTCGCCCTCGACGGCAGTGCCTTCGAGCGTCAGGTATGGGCAGAACTCGTTGCGATACCCGTGGGCGAGACACGCTCCTACAGCGACATCGCGCGGAAGGTCGCCACCCCGCAGGCGGTGCGTGCCGTGGCCAGGGCCAACGGCTCCAACTGCCTCGCAATCGTGGTGCCCTGCCACCGTTGCATCGGCGCTGACGGATCGCTGACGGGCTATGGGGGCGGGCTCCGGCGCAAGCAATGGCTGCTTCGCCACGAGGGCAGAATGCGTCCTGTGGGGCTTTTCGGAGAATGGGACCGGGAGATGCCTGCGCGGGCCGCCGCTCCAACGATGTAA
- a CDS encoding DEAD/DEAH box helicase, translating into MTEFAGIAPAIAEALAKRGYETLTPVQQAMLDPSLGTADALVSAQTGSGKTVAFGLALAPTLIGSARKFAQAGAPLALVIAPTRELALQVMRELDWLYEMAGATIASCVGGMDMRSERRTLERGAHIVVGTPGRLCDHIRRGSLDISGLKAVVLDEADEMLDLGFREDLEFILEASPADRRTLMFSATVPRSIATLAKNYQRDAVRIGVTSEQKQHGDIEYRSLLVAPSDRENAIINVLRFYEARNAIVFCSTRAAVNHLTARFNNRGFSVVALSGELSQNERTHALQAMRDGRARVCIATDVAARGIDLPGLELVIHADLPTNSDTLLHRSGRTGRAGQKGVSALIVPVNARRKAERLLENARITAAWAKPPSADEVARRDDERIAADPALAEAPREDEQAIVETLISRYGAEKIAAAFVRQFRSNRSAPEELVEVAVYDDRRKPRRDGPAFTADSDPAPRADFADGQWFSLSVGRKQNAEPRWLIPMLCRYGKLSKRDIGAIRMQPEETYVEMTADGAERLLAAIGPNRLLEKGIRVKTLPGAPDTSRPRQDKPDFERKRPRAAASEREHKDFKPKRKFDKQPPVAQDAHPDSRGAKPWSKKKGKPEAQKTGDFKPGAKRNNAKKRQP; encoded by the coding sequence ATGACAGAATTCGCAGGGATCGCGCCGGCGATCGCCGAGGCGTTGGCAAAACGCGGTTACGAGACGCTGACGCCGGTTCAGCAAGCCATGCTGGATCCGTCGCTCGGCACCGCCGACGCGCTCGTCTCCGCCCAGACCGGCTCCGGCAAGACCGTGGCCTTCGGCCTCGCACTGGCGCCGACGCTCATCGGTTCGGCGAGGAAATTCGCGCAGGCCGGCGCACCGCTTGCACTCGTCATCGCGCCGACGCGCGAATTGGCGCTGCAGGTCATGCGTGAGCTCGACTGGCTTTACGAGATGGCGGGGGCCACCATCGCCTCCTGCGTGGGCGGCATGGACATGCGCAGCGAACGGCGCACGCTGGAACGCGGCGCCCATATCGTCGTCGGCACGCCGGGGCGGCTTTGCGACCATATCCGCCGTGGATCGCTCGATATATCGGGACTGAAGGCCGTCGTACTCGACGAGGCCGACGAGATGCTGGACCTCGGTTTCCGCGAGGACCTGGAGTTCATTCTCGAGGCGTCGCCGGCGGATCGCCGCACGCTGATGTTCTCCGCCACCGTGCCGCGCTCGATCGCGACGCTCGCCAAGAATTACCAGCGCGACGCCGTCCGCATAGGCGTCACCTCCGAGCAGAAGCAGCATGGCGACATCGAGTACCGCTCGCTGCTCGTGGCGCCGAGCGACCGTGAGAATGCCATTATCAACGTGCTGCGCTTTTACGAAGCGAGGAATGCGATCGTTTTCTGCTCGACGCGCGCCGCGGTCAACCATCTGACCGCCCGCTTCAACAATCGCGGCTTTTCGGTCGTGGCGCTCTCCGGCGAGCTCAGCCAGAACGAACGCACCCACGCACTGCAGGCCATGCGCGACGGCCGCGCCCGCGTGTGCATCGCGACCGACGTTGCGGCGCGCGGGATCGACCTTCCGGGCCTCGAGCTCGTGATCCATGCCGACCTGCCGACCAACTCCGACACGCTGCTGCATCGCAGCGGCCGGACCGGTCGCGCCGGCCAGAAAGGCGTGAGCGCGCTGATCGTGCCCGTGAATGCCCGCCGCAAGGCCGAGCGGCTGCTTGAAAACGCACGGATTACCGCCGCCTGGGCAAAGCCCCCGTCGGCCGACGAGGTGGCACGCCGCGACGACGAGCGCATCGCCGCCGATCCAGCCCTTGCCGAAGCGCCGCGCGAGGATGAACAGGCGATCGTCGAGACGCTGATCAGCCGGTACGGGGCGGAAAAGATCGCCGCGGCCTTCGTCCGGCAGTTCCGCTCGAACCGTTCCGCTCCGGAGGAACTCGTGGAGGTCGCCGTCTACGATGATCGCAGGAAACCCCGTCGCGACGGCCCGGCTTTCACGGCCGACAGCGACCCGGCTCCGCGAGCCGACTTCGCCGACGGCCAGTGGTTTTCCCTCTCCGTCGGGCGCAAGCAGAACGCCGAGCCCCGTTGGCTGATCCCGATGCTTTGCCGTTACGGCAAGCTGAGCAAGCGCGATATCGGCGCGATCCGCATGCAGCCCGAGGAAACCTATGTCGAGATGACGGCCGACGGCGCAGAACGCCTTCTTGCCGCGATCGGCCCGAACCGGCTGCTGGAAAAGGGTATTCGCGTCAAAACCCTTCCCGGTGCCCCGGACACCTCCCGGCCGCGGCAGGACAAGCCGGACTTCGAGAGGAAGCGGCCGCGGGCGGCCGCATCGGAGCGCGAGCACAAGGACTTCAAGCCGAAGCGCAAGTTCGACAAGCAGCCTCCCGTCGCGCAGGATGCGCATCCGGACAGCCGAGGCGCGAAGCCCTGGAGCAAGAAGAAGGGCAAGCCCGAAGCGCAGAAAACCGGCGACTTCAAGCCTGGTGCCAAGCGCAACAACGCCAAGAAGCGCCAGCCTTGA
- a CDS encoding DUF805 domain-containing protein, with protein MAKEGREPSMMWLFFSPSGRIGRLPFLLAWLFWFAVGSIFLAQMMKNEVDDAALAFSTLALILSGVLSTVSIAMLAIKRLHDIGYPGPLALCLFIPVLSPIVFIGLCLWPGANRANEYGSRRNAPAGD; from the coding sequence ATGGCCAAGGAGGGGCGGGAGCCGAGCATGATGTGGCTGTTCTTCAGCCCCTCCGGCCGTATCGGCCGCCTGCCTTTTCTCCTCGCCTGGCTCTTCTGGTTCGCCGTCGGCTCCATCTTCCTGGCGCAGATGATGAAGAACGAGGTGGACGACGCGGCGCTCGCGTTCTCGACGCTGGCTCTGATCCTCTCCGGCGTGCTTTCGACCGTCTCCATCGCCATGCTGGCGATCAAGCGCCTGCACGATATCGGCTATCCCGGTCCGCTGGCGCTCTGCCTCTTCATCCCGGTTCTGAGCCCGATCGTTTTCATCGGTCTCTGCCTCTGGCCGGGCGCAAACAGGGCAAACGAGTATGGCAGCCGCCGCAACGCGCCGGCCGGAGATTGA
- a CDS encoding pyrimidine 5'-nucleotidase — MKKLDRLPTHSEFAHVTDWVFDLDNTLYPHHVNLFSQIDRNMTAYVAELLSLEPAEAKKLQKEYYRDHGTTLQGLMLHHGIDPNDFLERAHAIDYSVVPADPALGEAIKALPGRKFIFTNGSVAHAEMTARALGILDHFNDIFDIVAAGFIPKPAGDTYDKFMGLHRIDTANAVMFEDLPRNLVVPKALGMKTVLLVPRNLEYEFAEAWETSSDADDQIDYVTEDLAAFLRRVVSTA, encoded by the coding sequence ATGAAGAAGCTCGACCGCCTGCCGACCCACTCCGAATTCGCCCATGTCACCGACTGGGTCTTCGACCTCGACAACACGCTCTATCCGCATCACGTCAATCTGTTCTCACAGATCGACCGCAACATGACGGCCTATGTTGCCGAACTCCTGTCGCTGGAGCCTGCGGAGGCGAAGAAGCTGCAGAAGGAATACTACCGCGACCACGGCACCACGCTTCAGGGCCTGATGCTTCATCACGGCATCGACCCCAACGATTTCCTCGAAAGAGCCCACGCCATCGACTACAGCGTGGTGCCGGCCGACCCGGCGCTCGGCGAGGCGATCAAGGCGCTGCCCGGACGCAAGTTCATCTTCACCAACGGCAGCGTCGCCCATGCGGAGATGACCGCGCGGGCGCTCGGCATCCTCGACCATTTCAACGATATCTTCGACATCGTCGCCGCCGGCTTCATACCGAAGCCCGCCGGCGACACCTACGACAAATTCATGGGCCTTCACCGCATCGACACGGCGAATGCGGTCATGTTCGAGGATCTGCCGCGCAATCTGGTCGTCCCGAAGGCGCTCGGCATGAAGACCGTGCTGCTCGTGCCGCGCAATCTCGAATACGAATTTGCCGAGGCCTGGGAAACGTCGAGCGACGCGGACGATCAGATCGACTACGTCACGGAAGATCTGGCGGCTTTCCTGCGCAGGGTGGTTTCGACCGCGTAA
- a CDS encoding DMT family transporter translates to METWVLITVAAAFLQNVRSAMQKHLKGVMGTTGATFVRFGFGLPFALLYLVLLWRVGGHQLPVPNGTFYLWAVVGGLAQIAATFLLVHLFSFRNFAVGTAYSRTEPAQAALFGLIFLGEKASQGALVAIAISVVGVMLISVARTTLSARSLLASVFSRTAGMGLLSGTFFGLSAVSYRSASLALEPSLPQPDYVIQASFTLGFVILLQTIVMLLWIVARERDELKRIGAAWKPAFVVGFVGASASFGWFAAMTLQQAAIVKVVAQVEMLFTFASSFFIFREWINRLELLGCLLIVLGVVMLLVL, encoded by the coding sequence ATGGAAACCTGGGTTCTCATCACCGTCGCCGCGGCCTTCCTTCAGAATGTCCGCTCCGCCATGCAGAAGCACCTGAAGGGCGTCATGGGCACCACCGGCGCGACCTTCGTGCGCTTCGGTTTCGGACTGCCTTTCGCGCTTCTCTACCTCGTCCTGCTTTGGCGCGTAGGCGGGCATCAGCTGCCGGTGCCGAACGGCACTTTCTATCTCTGGGCGGTGGTCGGCGGATTGGCGCAGATCGCCGCGACCTTCCTGCTCGTCCATCTCTTCTCCTTCCGCAATTTCGCGGTCGGCACGGCCTATTCCCGCACCGAGCCGGCACAGGCGGCGCTCTTCGGGCTGATCTTCCTCGGCGAAAAGGCGAGCCAGGGAGCGTTGGTCGCGATCGCCATTTCGGTGGTGGGCGTCATGCTGATCTCCGTCGCCCGAACGACGCTCAGCGCGCGCTCGCTGCTTGCGTCGGTCTTCAGCCGCACGGCGGGAATGGGGCTGCTTTCCGGTACCTTCTTCGGTCTCTCGGCGGTGTCCTACCGCTCCGCCTCGCTGGCGTTGGAGCCGAGTCTGCCTCAGCCGGACTATGTGATCCAGGCGAGCTTCACGCTCGGCTTCGTCATCCTGCTTCAGACGATCGTCATGCTTTTGTGGATCGTCGCGCGTGAACGCGACGAACTGAAACGCATAGGCGCCGCCTGGAAGCCCGCTTTCGTCGTGGGCTTCGTCGGCGCCTCGGCCTCCTTCGGCTGGTTCGCGGCGATGACGCTGCAGCAGGCGGCGATCGTCAAGGTGGTCGCTCAGGTGGAGATGCTGTTCACCTTCGCCTCTTCCTTCTTCATCTTCCGGGAGTGGATCAACCGGCTCGAACTGCTCGGCTGCCTGCTCATCGTGCTCGGCGTGGTCATGCTGCTCGTCTTGTGA